The following coding sequences lie in one Actinomycetota bacterium genomic window:
- a CDS encoding PLP-dependent aminotransferase family protein: MQASEIRALFAVASRPEVVSLAGGMPFVQALNMDLMAETVSKLLRERGAVALQYGSGQGDVGLREQILEVMADVKVSAHPDDIVVTTGSQMALDLVTRVFCDPGDVVLVEAPSYVGALGVFRAYECEVIHVAMDDEGLNPVALEEAIASLTVQGRKAKMLYTIPSFHNPAGVTQGQQRRSEVLAIAQRAGILLLEDDPYGLLGFEGEPPAAIRSHDEEGVIYLGSFSKTIASGLRVGWAVAPHGVREKLVLAAESAVLCPSNYSQLTISEYLATQPWREQIKSFRELYRERRDALLESLEQLMPPGTRWTTPAGGFYSWVTLPEGLDAKAMLPRAVTALVAYVPGTGFYVNGRGHEHMRLSYCYPEPDRIREGVRRLAGVIEGELEIANTFGTSSALHSDSGSDTPGSNVPAPNLQ, from the coding sequence ATGCAAGCATCCGAGATCCGTGCGCTTTTCGCCGTTGCCTCACGCCCTGAAGTCGTTTCACTTGCTGGCGGGATGCCATTCGTTCAAGCACTGAACATGGATCTCATGGCCGAAACCGTGAGCAAACTCCTGCGAGAGCGCGGTGCGGTTGCTCTGCAATATGGCTCGGGCCAAGGCGATGTTGGTCTGCGCGAGCAGATTCTCGAGGTGATGGCCGATGTCAAAGTATCGGCCCATCCCGATGACATCGTGGTGACCACCGGTTCCCAGATGGCTCTGGATCTCGTCACCCGCGTCTTCTGCGATCCAGGAGACGTCGTACTCGTTGAAGCGCCCTCCTATGTCGGCGCCCTTGGCGTCTTTCGCGCGTATGAGTGCGAGGTCATCCACGTGGCAATGGATGACGAGGGCTTGAATCCGGTTGCGCTCGAAGAGGCAATCGCCAGCCTCACTGTGCAGGGCCGCAAAGCAAAGATGCTCTACACAATCCCCTCATTTCACAATCCGGCCGGCGTCACGCAGGGTCAGCAACGACGCTCCGAGGTGCTGGCCATCGCGCAGCGAGCCGGAATTCTCTTGCTGGAGGACGACCCCTACGGCTTGCTCGGATTCGAAGGTGAGCCACCGGCAGCCATTCGCTCACATGACGAAGAAGGAGTCATCTACCTCGGCTCGTTCTCAAAGACCATTGCCTCAGGCCTTCGTGTGGGTTGGGCGGTAGCGCCACATGGCGTGCGCGAGAAGCTCGTACTAGCTGCGGAGTCCGCAGTTCTGTGCCCGTCGAACTACAGCCAACTCACCATCTCTGAGTACTTGGCCACGCAGCCTTGGCGTGAACAGATCAAATCCTTCCGCGAGCTCTATCGCGAACGACGTGACGCTCTTCTGGAGTCTCTCGAGCAGTTGATGCCTCCGGGCACCCGTTGGACAACTCCAGCCGGTGGCTTCTACTCGTGGGTGACCTTGCCCGAGGGACTCGATGCCAAAGCGATGCTGCCGCGGGCGGTCACAGCACTTGTTGCATATGTGCCGGGAACTGGCTTCTACGTCAACGGCCGCGGACATGAGCACATGCGGTTGTCCTACTGCTATCCCGAACCCGATCGCATTCGCGAGGGTGTGCGACGTCTAGCCGGCGTAATTGAAGGCGAACTTGAAATCGCCAACACTTTTGGAACTAGCAGCGCCTTGCACTCTGATTCCGGTTCCGATACTCCTGGTTCGAACGTGCCAGCCCCCAATCTCCAATAA
- a CDS encoding D-alanine--D-alanine ligase: MSSYLVLSGGLSPERDVSLRSGRRVAEGLRLSTDDEVREADVDLTLIDFLVKHRPSCVIPLLHGAAGEDGALRDVLTSLGLPYVGSTGQAARLAFDKPIAKTLMARAGVATPACVALPHATFRELGAAEVLSGIRELLGLPLIVKPTKGGSALGASLVKSAEEFPSAMVGAFAYSEVAMMEQWIDGTEVAISVLETDAGPIALPAVEIVPEAEMYDYNSRYTAGTTEFFVPARLSADIAADCARIALLAHEVLGLRDWSRTDVIVDRDATPWFLETNAAPGMTETSLFPQSLHAAGLSLGDTALQLVRRAIARG; encoded by the coding sequence ATGTCTTCGTATCTAGTGCTCTCCGGTGGCCTATCTCCTGAACGCGACGTCTCCTTGCGCTCCGGGCGGCGCGTAGCCGAAGGCTTGCGGCTCAGCACCGACGATGAAGTGCGTGAAGCTGACGTCGATCTCACACTTATCGATTTCCTGGTCAAGCACCGACCCAGTTGCGTGATTCCGCTATTGCACGGGGCAGCCGGCGAGGATGGCGCTCTTCGCGATGTGCTGACCTCACTGGGCTTGCCATATGTCGGTTCCACAGGTCAGGCTGCTCGCTTGGCCTTCGACAAGCCAATCGCCAAGACACTGATGGCACGTGCAGGTGTGGCGACTCCGGCCTGCGTCGCCCTGCCCCATGCAACATTTCGCGAACTAGGCGCGGCAGAAGTGCTGAGTGGCATTCGCGAATTGCTCGGCCTCCCGCTGATTGTGAAGCCAACCAAGGGTGGTTCTGCACTTGGCGCTTCGTTGGTGAAATCTGCAGAAGAGTTTCCGTCGGCGATGGTTGGCGCTTTTGCTTACAGCGAGGTCGCGATGATGGAGCAATGGATCGACGGTACGGAGGTGGCTATCAGCGTCCTGGAAACCGACGCGGGTCCCATTGCCTTGCCAGCAGTCGAGATCGTCCCAGAAGCAGAAATGTACGACTACAACTCGCGGTATACCGCTGGTACCACTGAGTTCTTCGTGCCAGCGCGCTTGAGTGCTGACATTGCTGCTGACTGCGCACGAATTGCGTTGCTCGCACACGAGGTGCTTGGGCTGCGCGACTGGTCACGCACTGACGTGATCGTTGATCGCGACGCAACGCCATGGTTTCTTGAGACCAATGCTGCTCCAGGAATGACAGAGACCTCACTGTTTCCGCAGTCCTTGCATGCAGCGGGCCTGTCTCTTGGCGACACTGCGCTCCAACTCGTGCGCCGAGCAATCGCACGTGGCTAA
- a CDS encoding ParB/RepB/Spo0J family partition protein, whose amino-acid sequence MSETTRRGLGKGLGALIPTSTPVAPTASAPQVASVHGLTYAELPIDAISPNPRQPRTVFDEEALTELVNSISSIGLLQPVVVRPSGTGYELVAGERRLRASALAGLKVIPAIIRETQDDALLRDALLENLHRANLNPLEEAAAYQQLLEDFGCTQEELATRIGRSRPQVTNTLRLLKLPPEVQLRLAAGVISAGHARALLSLQDPEAMKALAARIVAEGLSVRSVEELILLGNTKAPTTRKRARASNSATGELRADIASRLSDSLDTRVNVTGLGSSKSRGRIVIEVADAQDLRRIADAIDQG is encoded by the coding sequence ATGAGCGAGACAACAAGGCGAGGCTTGGGCAAGGGCCTGGGAGCACTGATCCCCACCTCGACTCCGGTCGCTCCAACGGCTAGTGCTCCGCAGGTCGCCAGCGTCCATGGGCTGACCTACGCCGAGCTGCCGATCGATGCCATCAGCCCGAACCCTCGGCAGCCGCGTACGGTTTTTGATGAGGAAGCCCTCACCGAACTGGTGAACTCGATCTCCTCGATCGGCCTGCTGCAACCTGTTGTCGTGCGGCCTTCAGGCACTGGCTATGAACTCGTTGCCGGCGAGCGGCGCTTGCGGGCAAGCGCCTTGGCGGGCCTGAAGGTCATCCCTGCCATCATCCGCGAGACCCAGGACGACGCTCTGCTGCGCGACGCGCTGCTAGAGAACTTGCACCGTGCGAATCTGAATCCGCTGGAAGAGGCCGCTGCCTATCAGCAGTTGCTCGAAGACTTCGGCTGCACCCAAGAAGAGCTCGCCACTCGCATTGGGCGCTCACGCCCGCAGGTCACTAACACTCTGCGGCTTCTGAAGCTGCCGCCCGAGGTGCAATTGCGCTTGGCCGCGGGAGTCATCAGTGCTGGGCATGCGCGGGCGCTGTTGTCCTTGCAGGATCCCGAGGCAATGAAAGCCCTGGCGGCGCGCATCGTCGCTGAAGGTCTCAGTGTGCGCAGTGTCGAAGAACTCATTCTGCTCGGCAATACCAAGGCCCCGACAACGCGCAAGCGTGCTCGCGCTTCTAATTCGGCGACAGGTGAACTTCGAGCCGACATCGCCTCTCGGCTCAGCGACAGCTTGGATACCCGCGTCAATGTGACTGGGCTTGGGTCGAGCAAGTCTCGGGGCCGCATCGTGATTGAAGTTGCGGATGCACAAGATCTCCGTCGCATCGCCGATGCGATCGATCAGGGTTGA
- a CDS encoding ParA family protein, producing the protein MTRVITIANQKGGVGKTTSAVNIAASLALGGAQVLLVDMDPQGNASTALGLDHREGVPGIYEVLSGDAAMADVVQLCPDIANLCGVPATIDLAGAEIELVSQVAREYRLARALEAYLAEADADGLSVDYVLLDCPPSLGLLTLNGLVAAREVLLPIQCEYYALEGLSQLLRTIEMVRTHLNPQLEVSAILLTMYDGRTRLAAQVAEEVRMHFGERVLSTVIPRNVRVSEAPSYGQTVLTYDPSSPGALTYRQAAAELAEIRPHAYPQT; encoded by the coding sequence ATGACGCGCGTCATCACGATTGCTAATCAAAAGGGTGGGGTTGGCAAGACCACAAGCGCGGTGAACATCGCGGCCTCCTTAGCCTTGGGCGGCGCTCAGGTGCTCCTGGTCGATATGGATCCGCAGGGCAATGCCTCAACTGCGCTGGGCCTTGACCACCGCGAAGGCGTTCCTGGAATCTATGAGGTGCTCAGCGGCGATGCGGCGATGGCCGATGTGGTGCAGCTTTGCCCGGACATCGCAAATCTGTGTGGAGTACCAGCCACGATCGATCTGGCCGGCGCGGAAATTGAATTGGTCTCGCAGGTGGCGCGGGAGTATCGCTTGGCCCGAGCGCTAGAGGCCTACCTCGCCGAAGCCGATGCCGACGGACTCAGCGTTGACTATGTCCTGCTGGATTGCCCGCCGTCATTGGGCTTGCTGACGCTGAATGGCCTGGTTGCCGCCCGTGAGGTATTGCTGCCCATTCAATGCGAGTACTACGCCCTGGAGGGACTATCGCAGTTGTTGCGAACAATTGAGATGGTGCGCACGCACTTGAATCCGCAACTTGAGGTCTCGGCTATCTTGTTGACGATGTACGACGGGCGAACCCGGCTGGCGGCACAGGTTGCCGAGGAAGTCCGCATGCACTTTGGCGAGCGGGTGCTGAGCACAGTGATTCCACGCAATGTCCGCGTCTCGGAAGCACCTTCATATGGTCAGACCGTGCTGACGTACGATCCATCCTCGCCTGGAGCGCTGACCTACCGACAGGCAGCCGCGGAGCTGGCAGAGATTCGTCCACATGCTTATCCACAGACATAA
- the rsmG gene encoding 16S rRNA (guanine(527)-N(7))-methyltransferase RsmG, translating into MEQPALPSWLEPHRADLQAYADLLTTVGVDHGLIGPREIPRLWSRHLLNSAVVAEPAAGLVRQQAIVADVGSGAGLPGLVWALVRPDLRITLIEPLLRRAKFLQEAVEELGLTARVVVLRGRGEEVKAQWASFDVVTARAVAPLPKLLGWTVPLLKTNGRLLALKGQQAAEELQEAGAVIAKYRLREVSVIHIGEPWVDPATTVVSAYRGTAQ; encoded by the coding sequence GTGGAACAACCGGCACTTCCCTCTTGGCTGGAACCCCATCGCGCAGACCTGCAAGCGTACGCAGATCTGCTGACGACTGTTGGCGTGGACCACGGATTGATTGGTCCGCGCGAGATTCCTCGCTTGTGGTCGCGACATCTTCTCAACTCAGCGGTTGTCGCCGAGCCTGCCGCTGGCTTGGTCAGGCAGCAGGCGATCGTCGCCGACGTCGGTTCGGGCGCGGGCTTGCCGGGTTTGGTCTGGGCTCTGGTGCGACCTGATTTGCGCATCACCTTGATCGAGCCACTGCTCCGCCGAGCGAAATTCCTGCAAGAGGCCGTCGAGGAACTGGGATTGACCGCACGCGTTGTAGTGCTGCGAGGTCGTGGCGAGGAAGTCAAAGCTCAATGGGCTTCCTTTGATGTGGTGACCGCCAGGGCGGTTGCGCCCTTGCCGAAACTGTTGGGCTGGACCGTTCCCCTCCTGAAAACCAATGGCAGATTGCTTGCGCTCAAGGGCCAACAGGCGGCCGAGGAGTTACAGGAGGCTGGTGCGGTGATAGCCAAATACCGGCTGCGTGAAGTCTCAGTTATTCACATCGGCGAGCCATGGGTGGATCCTGCAACGACAGTGGTCAGCGCCTATCGCGGTACGGCACAATGA
- a CDS encoding R3H domain-containing nucleic acid-binding protein — translation MSEVQSDKRSLLDQEGEAAADYLEGLLDIADLDGDIDIDIEGSRAMISIVEAKSGDLSHLVGENGEVLDAIQELTRLAAARETGERSRLMLDIAGFRAQRRTDLVALAKMAIAEAQRTSAPVSMNPMTPFERKIVHDAVAEAGLLSASEGDEPQRRVVIRVS, via the coding sequence ATGTCTGAAGTGCAAAGTGACAAGCGCAGCCTGCTCGACCAGGAAGGCGAGGCCGCTGCTGATTACCTCGAAGGCCTGCTCGACATTGCCGACCTTGATGGCGACATCGACATTGATATCGAGGGCAGCCGCGCGATGATCTCCATCGTTGAGGCGAAATCAGGTGATTTGTCACATTTAGTCGGGGAGAACGGCGAAGTTCTGGACGCCATTCAAGAGCTGACCCGGCTCGCAGCGGCTCGCGAGACGGGCGAGCGTTCACGCCTCATGCTCGACATTGCTGGTTTTCGCGCCCAACGACGAACTGATCTTGTGGCACTGGCCAAGATGGCGATCGCCGAAGCTCAGCGCACCTCGGCACCGGTCAGCATGAACCCGATGACTCCATTTGAGCGCAAGATTGTGCACGATGCCGTGGCTGAGGCCGGACTTTTGAGTGCCTCTGAGGGCGATGAGCCACAGCGTCGCGTGGTCATCCGCGTCAGCTAA
- the yidC gene encoding membrane protein insertase YidC, which translates to MFIFDWLKDGVSWVLVQIHQFLSLFLNPDSGWTWTFSIVGLVIFIRILLIPLFVKQIKSQRNLQLIQPQMKAIQKQYAGDREKQSAEMMKLYKETGTNPLASCLPILLQAPIFFALFSVLNGVSQYSPAGVADGSYVGPGVFAWTQYAYLVPSMHDSTIFGVPLYGAFMHADATPNPTATHILCVILIILMTATTFLTQRQLIVKNSAPDNPMVKQQKILLYVFPLMFMISGINFPIGVLIYWFTTNLWSMGQQFYVIRNNPQPGTPAFEAKEARGIAKANRKLGVSTHEVIEGVVVDESLTPRVQPKKTSRSQRKRK; encoded by the coding sequence ATGTTCATCTTCGATTGGCTGAAGGACGGGGTCAGCTGGGTTCTCGTTCAGATTCACCAGTTCCTGAGTCTCTTCCTCAATCCCGACAGTGGCTGGACATGGACCTTCTCCATTGTCGGCCTGGTCATCTTCATTCGTATCCTGCTGATCCCACTATTCGTGAAGCAGATCAAGTCACAGCGAAACCTGCAACTAATCCAGCCGCAGATGAAGGCGATTCAGAAGCAGTACGCCGGCGACCGCGAGAAGCAGTCCGCCGAAATGATGAAACTGTACAAGGAGACTGGCACCAACCCGCTGGCCTCCTGTTTGCCCATTCTCTTGCAGGCGCCAATCTTCTTCGCCTTGTTCAGCGTGCTGAATGGCGTCTCGCAATACTCACCCGCGGGAGTTGCCGATGGCTCATACGTCGGGCCTGGCGTCTTCGCGTGGACTCAATATGCATATCTCGTCCCGTCCATGCACGACTCAACAATCTTTGGCGTGCCGCTGTACGGCGCATTCATGCATGCCGATGCGACGCCGAATCCGACTGCAACGCACATCCTCTGCGTCATCCTCATCATCTTGATGACAGCCACCACCTTCCTGACCCAGCGTCAGCTGATCGTGAAGAACAGCGCGCCCGATAATCCAATGGTCAAGCAGCAGAAGATCCTGCTGTACGTCTTCCCGCTGATGTTCATGATCTCCGGCATCAACTTCCCGATCGGTGTGCTGATCTACTGGTTCACCACGAACCTGTGGTCAATGGGCCAGCAGTTCTATGTCATTCGCAATAATCCACAACCGGGTACCCCAGCCTTTGAAGCCAAGGAAGCGCGCGGGATAGCCAAGGCGAACCGGAAACTCGGAGTGTCCACGCATGAGGTCATTGAAGGCGTGGTGGTGGATGAATCGCTCACTCCCCGCGTCCAGCCAAAGAAGACCTCTCGAAGCCAACGCAAGCGCAAGTAG
- the yidD gene encoding membrane protein insertion efficiency factor YidD: MKQLLWVWDHTIGGALKWTLIGLIRAYQLTLSPLLMPSCRFHPSCSAYALGSVRKHGAIKGVLLGGWRLLRCNPWNAGGIDPVPDHGHWRPDILLDGRPSAKASETLTDQGRPCSSSIG; encoded by the coding sequence ATGAAGCAACTGCTGTGGGTGTGGGATCACACCATTGGTGGCGCCTTGAAGTGGACGCTGATTGGCCTTATCCGCGCTTATCAATTGACACTGTCACCACTGCTGATGCCCAGTTGCCGTTTCCACCCCAGTTGTTCTGCATATGCACTGGGTTCAGTGCGCAAGCACGGTGCCATCAAGGGCGTGCTGCTGGGTGGCTGGCGATTACTGCGCTGCAACCCATGGAATGCTGGAGGTATAGACCCCGTGCCTGACCATGGCCATTGGCGACCAGACATACTTCTGGATGGACGACCCAGTGCCAAGGCGTCCGAGACACTGACGGATCAAGGGAGACCATGTTCATCTTCGATTGGCTGA
- the rnpA gene encoding ribonuclease P protein component codes for MLAAPFRLRQSAEFQQTVRQGVRAGRPNLVVHLLLHQIDESARIGFTVGAQVGGSVTRHRLTRQLRELSRPLLSTLPAGTTVVIRALPCAASAGYPVLAAEFSDALAAALRKAQR; via the coding sequence ATGCTCGCCGCGCCCTTTCGGCTGCGGCAGTCGGCTGAGTTTCAGCAGACTGTTCGTCAGGGTGTTCGCGCTGGCCGCCCAAATTTGGTGGTGCACCTGCTGCTCCACCAGATCGACGAATCCGCACGTATTGGTTTCACCGTTGGAGCCCAGGTAGGTGGTTCAGTGACCAGGCATCGCCTCACTCGCCAACTGCGTGAACTGAGTCGGCCTCTGCTGAGCACTTTGCCCGCTGGCACCACTGTGGTCATTCGCGCCCTTCCCTGCGCGGCGAGCGCAGGTTACCCAGTACTTGCCGCTGAGTTTTCCGATGCCCTTGCGGCGGCTCTGCGTAAGGCGCAGCGATGA
- the rpmH gene encoding 50S ribosomal protein L34 has product MKRTFQPNNRRRAKTHGFRLRMRTRAGRAVLAARRTKGRERLSA; this is encoded by the coding sequence ATGAAGCGCACCTTCCAGCCCAATAACCGTCGTCGCGCTAAGACGCACGGCTTCCGGCTTCGGATGCGCACGCGTGCTGGCCGTGCCGTGTTGGCGGCGCGCCGCACCAAGGGCCGCGAACGCCTCTCGGCGTAA
- the dnaA gene encoding chromosomal replication initiator protein DnaA translates to MEESRDLADVWPEVLATLSEGILTPQQRAFVALTRPLGLVEDTALVAAPNEFTKDVLETRLRPMVVEALTATMGREVRLAVTVDPTIDPGLEDVTDDVADATYASELPTPVAEQATQSFVETRNDDRPGTGSPTTRLEEGRLNAKYTFDTFVIGSSNRFAHAAAVAVAEQPARAYNPLFIYGGSGLGKTHLLHAIGHYTRTLYKGTRVRYVSSEEFTNEFINSIRDDKAAAFQRRYRDVDVLLVDDIQFLSGKVQTQEEFFHTFNTLHNANKQIVITSDLPPKLLQDFEDRMRSRFEWGLITDVQPPDLETRIAILRKKSVQERLVAPPEVLEYIASKVSSNIRELEGALIRVTAFASLNRQPVDMSITEVVLKDLFPSEAGPEITAAQIMAATASYFGMTVDDLCGASRSRVLVTARQIAMYLCRELTDLSLPKIGQAFGGRDHTTVMHADRKIRQLMAERRSLFNQVSDLTSRIKSQPRPM, encoded by the coding sequence ATGGAAGAGAGCCGTGATCTGGCCGATGTTTGGCCCGAGGTTCTCGCGACTCTCTCCGAGGGTATCCTCACTCCGCAGCAGCGGGCCTTTGTTGCACTGACACGTCCCCTTGGTCTTGTTGAGGACACAGCGCTGGTGGCTGCACCCAATGAGTTCACCAAGGATGTCCTGGAAACGCGGCTGCGCCCCATGGTCGTGGAGGCATTGACCGCCACGATGGGTCGTGAAGTTCGCTTGGCTGTCACGGTGGACCCGACCATTGATCCAGGTCTGGAAGACGTCACCGACGATGTCGCTGATGCCACCTATGCCAGCGAATTGCCAACTCCCGTTGCCGAACAAGCCACCCAGTCCTTTGTCGAAACCCGCAACGACGATCGCCCGGGCACCGGTTCTCCCACCACCAGGTTGGAGGAGGGGCGGCTCAATGCCAAGTACACCTTCGACACCTTCGTCATCGGTTCCAGCAACCGCTTCGCCCATGCCGCAGCTGTTGCGGTCGCCGAACAGCCAGCCCGGGCCTACAACCCGCTCTTTATCTATGGCGGCTCAGGTCTGGGCAAGACCCACCTCTTGCATGCCATTGGTCACTACACCCGAACTCTCTATAAGGGCACCCGTGTTCGCTACGTGAGCTCAGAGGAATTTACGAACGAATTCATCAACAGCATCCGCGATGACAAGGCTGCTGCGTTCCAGCGCAGGTACCGCGATGTTGATGTGCTGCTCGTTGACGATATTCAGTTCCTCAGCGGAAAAGTCCAGACGCAGGAAGAGTTTTTTCATACCTTCAACACATTGCACAACGCAAATAAGCAGATCGTGATCACTTCCGATCTGCCACCAAAACTGCTGCAGGATTTCGAAGACCGGATGCGCTCGCGATTCGAGTGGGGTCTGATTACCGACGTCCAGCCACCCGACCTTGAGACCCGTATCGCCATCTTGCGTAAGAAGAGCGTGCAGGAACGTCTGGTTGCTCCCCCTGAGGTCCTGGAGTACATCGCATCCAAGGTCTCAAGCAATATTCGTGAACTTGAAGGCGCCCTCATTCGGGTGACCGCCTTCGCCTCACTCAACCGACAGCCCGTCGACATGTCCATTACTGAAGTCGTGCTCAAGGATCTGTTCCCGTCAGAGGCCGGCCCAGAGATCACCGCCGCCCAGATCATGGCCGCCACCGCCTCCTACTTCGGGATGACCGTGGACGATCTGTGTGGGGCCAGTCGCTCTCGAGTCCTGGTCACCGCTCGCCAGATCGCCATGTACCTGTGCCGCGAGCTCACCGATCTCTCCCTGCCCAAGATCGGCCAGGCCTTCGGCGGCCGCGATCACACCACCGTGATGCACGCCGACCGAAAGATTCGACAGTTGATGGCCGAGCGCCGCAGCCTGTTCAACCAGGTCAGCGATCTGACCAGTCGAATCAAGTCCCAGCCGCGACCGATGTAA
- the dnaN gene encoding DNA polymerase III subunit beta — protein sequence MKIRVERDTLADAVAWAARTLPSRPSLPVLAGLVLSADAEGLTLSSFDYEVSARVLVSADVEEPGTTLVSGRLLADIARSLPGAPVNLASEGTRIVITCGRSSFTLPTLPVEDYPQLPAMPKSSGEINAALFAEAVAQVAIAAGRDDTLPTLTGIRMEIEGQSLVLAATDRYRLAVRNFTWSPQNSSISATALIPARTLADTAKALASADLVTLALAETGEGLIGFEGNGRRTTTRLLDGEFPKYRTLLPTESSAVATVETAVLADAVKRVALVAERNTPVRLSFEGSEVILRAGAGEDAQASEAVESSLDGDDIEIAFNPTYLLDGLAALDAPFVRMSFTQPTRPAVLTGAAEVSSDMRDDYRYLLMPVRLTG from the coding sequence GTGAAGATCCGCGTCGAACGCGACACGCTCGCAGATGCTGTGGCTTGGGCTGCTCGCACTTTGCCTTCTCGACCCTCACTTCCAGTACTAGCCGGACTCGTGCTGAGCGCTGATGCTGAAGGTCTGACCCTGAGCAGTTTTGATTACGAAGTGTCTGCGCGAGTGCTAGTGAGCGCCGATGTTGAGGAGCCTGGCACCACATTGGTATCTGGCCGATTGCTCGCCGATATTGCGCGGTCACTTCCCGGAGCTCCAGTAAATCTTGCAAGTGAAGGAACCCGCATCGTCATCACGTGCGGACGTTCATCATTCACTTTGCCGACCTTGCCAGTTGAGGATTACCCCCAACTGCCAGCAATGCCGAAGTCATCAGGCGAGATCAACGCAGCGCTGTTCGCAGAAGCGGTCGCACAAGTTGCCATTGCAGCGGGGCGCGACGACACCCTGCCAACGTTGACCGGCATTCGCATGGAGATTGAGGGTCAGTCCTTAGTGCTTGCGGCCACTGATCGATATCGGCTGGCCGTTCGTAATTTCACGTGGAGTCCGCAGAACTCGAGTATCTCGGCAACGGCACTCATCCCGGCGCGCACACTTGCTGATACAGCCAAGGCATTGGCGAGTGCTGATCTCGTGACTCTCGCACTTGCCGAAACTGGCGAGGGGCTCATCGGCTTCGAAGGCAATGGTCGTCGCACCACCACTCGTTTGCTCGATGGTGAATTTCCGAAGTATCGAACCCTGCTGCCAACCGAATCCTCAGCTGTGGCAACAGTTGAAACCGCGGTGCTCGCAGATGCAGTGAAGCGCGTTGCGTTGGTGGCTGAGCGCAACACTCCTGTGCGACTTTCATTCGAGGGATCCGAAGTCATTCTTCGTGCCGGCGCAGGCGAGGATGCACAAGCCAGTGAGGCCGTTGAATCTTCTCTGGATGGTGACGACATTGAGATCGCCTTCAATCCCACGTATCTGCTTGACGGATTAGCCGCTCTTGATGCGCCGTTCGTGCGCATGTCCTTCACGCAACCCACTCGACCGGCGGTACTCACCGGTGCGGCTGAGGTGAGTTCGGACATGCGTGATGACTACCGCTACTTGCTTATGCCTGTTCGCCTCACCGGCTGA